The Castanea sativa cultivar Marrone di Chiusa Pesio chromosome 4, ASM4071231v1 sequence TCCTTCCTGACCTGTATTAACAACCCAAGGCTAATTAGTAAagacaagaacacaaacaatGACCGATTAGTAAAGACAAGAAGATAAACAATGACCGATTAGTAAAGACAAGAAGATAAACAATGACCGATTAGTAAagacaagaacacaaacaatGACCGATTAGTAAagacaagaacacaaacaatGACCGAGTACCAAAAATTCCGGGAATCCACCTCAGCTTTCATTGCAACTACTTACCAATTTTGGGTAAGCCTTTGCAAGACTTGCCATTCTCCTGTCTCCACCATAGATCTCACCAGCTGCTATATAAATCTGGATACTAGGATCAATGTCCAGCGCCCTCAGTGTAAGAGCAGTTTCCTCAGGTGTCAAAGGGCACAAACCATCTTTCCTTTTCAAGTccgaatttattattttttctttccaccATGGATAAGCATACCTGAAAAATGTATGTTAAATATGAGATGGACTGACGATAAAACTTAATTTTCAAGTCAGAATGTGTGACGCCAATAGCTTGTTTTAAGAAATATGAATGGCTCACCTCATTTTAGTCAACTCCTCCACCTCCTCATTGTTGCAACCTTGAGTGCAGCCAGAAAATGCCAACATGTCCATTTCATATCTAAGATGAAGTACTAGGAAAGGGCCATTTTGCCTTAAAAGATTGATAACCCTTCTACCCAACTCCTCTATCTGAGAAGTAAATCTCAGAGCACTAAAATTTACTCTGCAGCGCAGCTTCTGAAGCTCCAAAGGTTGACCATTATTGGCCAGTCGAGCATCAGTTCTATTCAGATGTACAACTTTGTGCTTCCATATCAGAGGAAGAATCTATATAACAAATACACAAACAATAACAATTACTTTGCAAATAGTAGTCTCAACAAATGAAAACGATCATTACTGGACAAGTATGATAATATAAATCGAAGAATCGTTGCAAAGGATTGGAATAAATTCTAGATTCAAATcataacaagaaaaataaaaattaaaaaaataaaaagaggataTCAAGAGCTtcatgagaaaaataaaatcaagttaaaTGATTGGAAATCCAGGCCTGCTATTGTAGGGGCTTTTTCAAGGACGTGGTGAGTGTTGCAACTTGCAATGTtctggtttttgtttttattgttttcttgactaaaaatataaactaacCTGATTATGATAGTAAGATATGTCAGACCAACTGATTGGGGGCATGGAATAAACTTTCCCTAGTTCCATTTTCCTCTTGAGCCTAGGAGGCAATTCTTTCAATATTCGAACCTCATCTCTCAAGGACGTAATGAAATGATCCACATCAAATATGTCTTGGAACTCACTGCAAAATTAATCCACAAACATGCACTTGCAATGTAAGAAATAAAATCCATCTGGAGAAAAGTTATAGATTCTTTTAAAACTTGGAAACATTCATTAGCTTCAGATacgaaaagagagaaaagtttACACACCTGGGATCAGCCCAAAAGGAGGCTTTATCCAACTCAGGTACTATAAGTGTGACGTTTAAATATCTTGCAATAGCAACCATGTCACAAATCtgtaaacataaaaaatataagactGATCACTATATGTACACCTTTCCATTCCACATATTAGGTACCCATATCACCCCAAATAAGGTTATATGCAAATGAAGGTGTGCTTCACTAACAACTCACCGCTGCTCTCATTTGATTGAGTCCTCCGTTGCATGAGACCATCAGATAACCATTGTTCTTATAAACCCCTATAAGATAAACGATAAATTTCAGCTCGAATGTTATATTCAccaattaaagagaaaattatatattataaagaacTAAAGAGGGCCTAAGAAAATCAATGCATGccaaggactgaaatgaacacATATGCAAACACTCCTGTAGTTCCGACAATGTTATTAGCTTACATAGAAGTCACCACAACGACACTGACTAGGAACACAACCAgagatacaacaacaaaaaccttaGTCCCAATATTTTTTGGGGTCGATCATGGATCCTCAACAGATTAGTGAGGGTCGGCCACatgcatactttttttttttaatcatgaatTCAATTTTTTCCCCAATATTCAAAATACCCAGAAAACGACAGAGACAAAAGCTTTTAAAAACTCCTCATCTCTTTCTCTACCTTAAATCAGCTAATGAAAACGCAGAAAATTACACTTCGAAAATCCCCAGACAATCcacctttttattatattagtcTTATGACTCTTa is a genomic window containing:
- the LOC142631195 gene encoding rhamnogalacturonan I rhamnosyltransferase 1-like, whose amino-acid sequence is MCRIERKSCEFENNSKREMGLKAMGGVEKLRSSMSVSMSRSRMKLWMIRATTSVLLWTCIVQLTALGDLWGPRVLKGWPSCFLQDSSSSSSSSAAVNNAVTVPSVPPRVLPPKRVYKNNGYLMVSCNGGLNQMRAAICDMVAIARYLNVTLIVPELDKASFWADPSEFQDIFDVDHFITSLRDEVRILKELPPRLKRKMELGKVYSMPPISWSDISYYHNQILPLIWKHKVVHLNRTDARLANNGQPLELQKLRCRVNFSALRFTSQIEELGRRVINLLRQNGPFLVLHLRYEMDMLAFSGCTQGCNNEEVEELTKMRYAYPWWKEKIINSDLKRKDGLCPLTPEETALTLRALDIDPSIQIYIAAGEIYGGDRRMASLAKAYPKLVRKETLLEPSDLRFFQNHSSQMAALDYLVSLESDIFVPTYDGNMAKVVEGHRRFLGFKKTILLDRRLLVSLIDQYNSGSLSWDEFSSAVKDSHAERMGNPVKRLVIPDRPKEEDYFYANPQECLQPLDESLSLSST